The following are from one region of the Penaeus monodon isolate SGIC_2016 chromosome 19, NSTDA_Pmon_1, whole genome shotgun sequence genome:
- the LOC119585232 gene encoding uncharacterized protein LOC119585232 yields the protein MLGWAWEAARLLRIKKPHYHAFKADRFIATSGVGLLPRGSTRNERKSERHERDNVDHFQESNLAMEESKTSSMYHQDAENTSLKTHRDMRSIDQVDPIVLKYTNLLSDLRAAKNVPEKVHETNFGSIRFDNENIPKVHGQYDMTEELDTGTLKKKHDIEDIVITQSTDDNGREYPKSTLDIQNASSLSEQVALRNSSNYAKSVDRSLQINDLEKRQRTECQDNYFDELVFSKAEEDFQKLNVKKREHIASKKPQVRDDDLNFVDDIYFRDAVENYDSIPQSQTFSKSELQNDVEMAGESKSFEKTSSKLHFIDDVYFKDSLDRITLAEETNTENRYSNIERDVLNSINSKVATEVERVEEKALEIKKGDNTEDISLIQKQIMENAQVGSSKKHIKQVTRNSQTQDRDNTFPDRAYDFVVKLRKEERERTFEIGEEGMKKNYKKVLSLVDRKRNDKYTKHEILGLLKRSIIYDKYDIIGLYKPFGLSMHGGAEGNHHVLTDFLPELAHHLKTDELHLVHRLDADTTGVLLLARTPAMASTLKRMFMERQVKKTYWGITKGIPKLLHGVIDIPIVEGLIDGRRRMVLCPDVPGFKIPSGNRQQAITEFKVLSKANSTSLIELSPVTGVKHQLRVHLGFGLACPVLGDHKYSHLQKLAPQRLPGDTLTCLKIKQSKVRGLPIFLHSRSILLPEIVDGKNVFIKAKLPAFFNKTLSLLKLNKHKNQVGDVDLRNQN from the exons ATGTTGGGCTGGGCATGGGAGGCCGCTCGCCTTTTGCGGATTAAAAAGCCTCACTATCACGCCTTTAAGGCCGACAGATTTATAGCTACGAGTGGTGTGGGTTTGTTGCCTCGAGGGAGCacgagaaatgaaaggaaatccGAGCGACATGAGAGAGATAACGTCGATCACTTCCAGGAGTCAAACTTGGCCATGGAGGAGTCGAAGACAAGTTCTATGTATCATCAGGACGCAGAAAATACCAGTTTGAAAACGCACAGGGACATGAGGTCAATCGATCAGGTAGATCCCATTGTTTTGAAATACACCAATTTGCTCTCTGATCTTCGGGCTGCCAAAAACGTGCCAGAGAAAGTGCACGAGACCAATTTTGGAAGTATAAGGTTTGACAATGAAAATATTCCAAAGGTTCATGGGCAGTATGATATGACAGAGGAACTTGACACAGGGACCCTCAAGAAAAAGCATGATATTGAGGACATTGTAATAACTCAGTCAACTGATGACAATGGAAGAGAATATCCAAAAAGTACACTAGACATTCAGAATGCAAGTTCTTTGAGTGAGCAAGTTGCTCTCAGAAATTCAAGTAACTATGCTAAGTCAGTGGATAGATCATTACAAATAAATGACttagaaaaaagacagaggactGAATGTCAAGACAATTATTTTGATGAACTAGTTTTTAGTAAAGCAGAGGAAGATTTTCAGAAGTTGAATGTGAAGAAGAGAGAACATATTGCTTCCAAGAAACCACAAGTCAGAGATGATGATCTTAACTTCGTTGATGATATTTACTTTAGGGATGCAGTGGAAAACTATGACAGCATCCCACAGTCCCAAACATTTTCAAAATCTGAGCTACAAAATGATGTGGAGATGGCAGGCGAATCAAAGTCTTTTGAGAAAACTTCCAGTAAATTGCATTTCATTGATGATGTATATTTTAAGGATTCTTTAGACCGTATAACATTAGCTGAGGAAACCAATACAGAGAATAGATATTCAAACATTGAGAGAGATGTTCTGAATTCAATAAATTCCAAGGTAGCAACAGAAGTTGAGAGAGTTGAAGAAAAAGCTTTAGAAATTAAGAAAGGTGATAATACTGAAGATATATCATTAATCCAGAAGCAGATAATGGAAAATGCACAAGTGGGGTCCAGtaaaaaacacatcaaacaaGTTACCAGAAACTCACAAACCCAAGACAGAGACAATACTTTTCCAGATAGAGCTTATGACTTTGTTGTAAAgttgaggaaagaggagagagagagaacttttgAGATTGGGGAAGAGGGTATGAAGAAGAATTACAAGAAAGTCTTGAGCttagtagatagaaagagaaatgacaaatatacaaaacatgAAATTTTAGGGTTGTTAAAAAGGAGTATTATTTATGATAAGT ATGATATCATTGGTTTATATAAGCCTTTTGGACTTAGTATGCATGGGGGAGCAGAAGGAAACCACCATGTACTAACCGATTTTCTGCCTGAATTAGCTCATCATTTAAAGACCGACGAGCTGCACTTAGTACACAGGCTTGATGCTGATACTACAG GAGTTCTGCTCTTGGCAAGGACTCCAGCTATGGCTAGTACTTTGAAGAGAATGTTCATGGAACgtcaagtaaaaaaaacatactggGGCATTACAAAAGGAATACCAAAACTTCTTCATG GTGTGATTGACATACCTATCGTTGAAGGCTTAATTGATGGTCGAAGACGTATGGTATTATGTCCAGATGTCCCAGGATTTAAGATTCCATCAGGAAACAGGCAACAGGCAATCACAGAATTCAAG GTTTTGTCCAAGGCTAATAGTACATCTCTAATTGAGTTGTCACCTGTAACTGGAGTGAAACACCAGCTCCGTGTCCATCTTGGGTTCGGACTGGCATGCCCTGTCCTTGGTGATCACAAGTATTCCCATTTGCAAAAATTGGCACCACAG CGGCTTCCGGGAGACACACTTACGTGTCTAAAAATCAAGCAGAGTAAAGTCCGTGGCCTACCAATTTTCCTTCACAGTAGATCAATTTTGCTACCAGAAATTGTTGATGGAAAAAATGTATTCATCAAGGCAAAATTACCAGCATTTTTCAACAAAACTTTATCACTTCTGAAACTAAATAAACATAAGAATCAAGTTGGAGATGTGGATCTCAGAAATCAAAATTAA